From Curtobacterium sp. SGAir0471, the proteins below share one genomic window:
- a CDS encoding succinate dehydrogenase iron-sulfur subunit yields the protein MTDTLVSDSPRTDTVQSAPPGSFPVTIIVRRFDPDVDDEPRWQDFDVMMLPTDRILDALHQIKWEQDGSLTFRRSCAHGVCGSDAMRINGRNRLACKTLIKDLDVSKPIYVEAIKGLPLEKDLVVDMEPFFQSYREVQPFLQASSKPEKGKERVQSVADRARFDDTTKCILCAACTSSCPVFWTDGQYFGPAAIVNAHRFIFDSRDDASNVRLDILNDKEGVWRCRTTFNCTDACPRGIQVTKAISEVKQAIMRGGA from the coding sequence ATGACCGACACCCTGGTCTCCGACAGCCCGCGCACCGACACCGTGCAGAGCGCTCCTCCCGGATCGTTCCCGGTCACGATCATCGTCCGCCGGTTCGACCCGGACGTCGACGACGAGCCGCGCTGGCAGGACTTCGACGTGATGATGCTCCCGACGGACCGCATCCTCGATGCCCTGCACCAGATCAAGTGGGAGCAGGACGGTTCGCTGACGTTCCGACGGTCCTGCGCGCACGGCGTCTGCGGCTCGGACGCGATGCGCATCAACGGCCGCAACCGGCTCGCCTGCAAGACCCTGATCAAGGACCTCGACGTGTCGAAGCCGATCTACGTCGAGGCGATCAAGGGCCTGCCGCTCGAGAAGGACCTCGTCGTGGACATGGAGCCGTTCTTCCAGTCCTACCGCGAGGTCCAGCCGTTCCTGCAGGCGTCGAGCAAGCCGGAGAAGGGCAAGGAGCGCGTGCAGTCCGTCGCCGACCGCGCCCGCTTCGACGACACGACCAAGTGCATCCTGTGCGCCGCGTGCACCTCGTCGTGCCCGGTGTTCTGGACCGACGGTCAGTACTTCGGCCCGGCGGCGATCGTCAACGCGCACCGCTTCATCTTCGACTCCCGCGACGACGCCTCGAACGTGCGCCTCGACATCCTCAACGACAAGGAGGGCGTGTGGCGCTGCCGCACGACCTTCAACTGCACCGACGCGTGCCCGCGCGGCATCCAGGTGACGAAGGCGATCTCCGAGGTCAAGCAGGCGATCATGCGCGGCGGCGCGTGA
- the sdhA gene encoding succinate dehydrogenase flavoprotein subunit, producing the protein MSETTVHHHQHDIVIIGAGGAGMRAAIEAGPKAKTAVISKLYPTRSHTGAAQGGMAAALANVEEDSWEWHTFDTIKGGDYLVDQDAAEILAKEAIDAVIDLENMGLPFNRTPEGKIDQRRFGGHTRDHGKAPVRRACYAADRTGHMILQTLFQNCVKLGVEFHNEFYALDLVMVDVTGDDGVTRQQPAGVVAYELATGELHVFHAKAVIFATGGFGKMFKTTSNAHTLTGDGVGIVWRKRLPLEDMEFFQFHPTGLAGLGILLTEGARGEGAILRNASGERFMERYAPTIKDLAPRDIVARCMVQEVAEGRGAGPNKDYVLLDCTHLGAEVLETKLPDITEFARTYLGVDPVVEPVPVMPTAHYAMGGIPTNTNAEVLYDNTTVVPGLYAAGECACVSVHGSNRLGTNSLLDINVFGKRSGNNAAEWVQTAEFLPLPEDPAAGVRGMLDQLRASTGTERIAVLRKELQEEMDRNAQVFRTDESLAKMTETIHQLRERYLNIAVQDKGKRFNTDLLEAVELGFLLDLAEVVVFSARNRKESRGGHMRDDYPKRDDENYMQHTMAYLTGDPHSSLADDHITLDWKPVVVTRYEPMERKY; encoded by the coding sequence GTGAGCGAGACCACCGTCCACCACCACCAGCACGACATCGTCATCATCGGCGCGGGCGGTGCCGGCATGCGTGCCGCCATCGAAGCCGGCCCGAAGGCGAAGACGGCCGTCATCTCGAAGCTCTACCCGACACGCTCGCACACCGGTGCGGCCCAGGGCGGCATGGCCGCGGCCCTGGCGAACGTGGAGGAGGACTCGTGGGAGTGGCACACCTTCGACACGATCAAGGGCGGTGACTACCTGGTCGACCAGGACGCCGCCGAGATCCTGGCGAAGGAGGCGATCGACGCCGTCATCGACCTCGAGAACATGGGCCTGCCGTTCAACCGCACACCCGAGGGCAAGATCGACCAGCGGCGCTTCGGCGGCCACACCCGTGACCACGGCAAGGCGCCCGTCCGCCGGGCCTGCTACGCCGCCGACCGCACGGGTCACATGATCCTGCAGACGCTGTTCCAGAACTGCGTGAAGCTCGGTGTCGAGTTCCACAACGAGTTCTACGCGCTCGACCTCGTCATGGTGGACGTCACGGGCGACGACGGTGTCACCCGCCAGCAGCCCGCCGGTGTCGTGGCCTACGAGCTCGCGACCGGCGAGCTGCACGTCTTCCACGCCAAGGCCGTGATCTTCGCGACCGGTGGGTTCGGCAAGATGTTCAAGACCACGTCGAACGCCCACACGCTGACCGGCGACGGCGTCGGCATCGTGTGGCGGAAGCGCCTGCCGCTCGAGGACATGGAGTTCTTCCAGTTCCACCCGACCGGTCTCGCCGGCCTCGGCATCCTGCTCACCGAGGGGGCCCGCGGTGAGGGCGCGATCCTCCGCAACGCCTCGGGTGAGCGCTTCATGGAGCGGTACGCCCCGACCATCAAGGACCTCGCGCCGCGCGACATCGTCGCCCGGTGCATGGTGCAGGAGGTCGCCGAGGGTCGTGGTGCCGGACCGAACAAGGACTACGTGCTCCTCGACTGCACGCACCTCGGTGCCGAGGTCCTCGAGACGAAGCTCCCGGACATCACCGAGTTCGCCCGCACCTACCTCGGTGTCGACCCGGTCGTCGAGCCGGTGCCCGTCATGCCGACCGCGCACTACGCGATGGGCGGCATCCCGACGAACACCAACGCCGAGGTCCTGTACGACAACACGACCGTCGTGCCCGGCCTGTACGCCGCCGGGGAGTGTGCCTGCGTCTCCGTGCACGGCTCGAACCGCCTCGGCACGAACTCGCTGCTCGACATCAACGTCTTCGGCAAGCGCTCCGGCAACAACGCCGCCGAGTGGGTGCAGACCGCCGAGTTCCTCCCCCTGCCCGAGGACCCGGCCGCCGGTGTCCGCGGGATGCTCGACCAGCTCCGCGCGTCGACCGGCACCGAGCGGATCGCCGTCCTCCGCAAGGAGCTGCAGGAGGAGATGGACAGGAACGCGCAGGTGTTCCGCACCGACGAGTCGCTCGCGAAGATGACCGAGACGATCCACCAACTCCGCGAGCGGTACCTGAACATCGCCGTGCAGGACAAGGGCAAGCGCTTCAACACCGACCTGCTCGAGGCGGTCGAGCTCGGGTTCCTGCTCGACCTGGCCGAGGTGGTCGTGTTCTCCGCCCGGAACCGCAAGGAGAGCCGGGGCGGCCACATGCGCGACGACTACCCGAAGCGCGACGACGAGAACTACATGCAGCACACCATGGCGTACCTGACGGGCGACCCGCACTCGTCACTCGCCGACGACCACATCACACTCGACTGGAAGCCCGTCGTCGTGACGCGGTACGAGCCGATGGAGAGGAAGTACTGA
- a CDS encoding DUF805 domain-containing protein, with the protein MSEQRPSDRPGPTGPPSAPQYQQPQYQQTQYDQPPQFRPQGQALFERTAPVGPDGRPPLWAPWYGIGPVQAYARYWKKYVRFDGRASRSEFWWVYLWNVAISVVLGVIWGIGFAQSGRETYVTPTGAETVVSEPSVLFLVMGYVGSLWGLSILLPSIALAWRRLHDANLAGPFFFFGLIPFFGGIALIVFYLLGPNPRGARFDRLEGAR; encoded by the coding sequence GTGAGCGAGCAACGACCGTCCGATCGACCGGGACCGACGGGCCCACCGTCGGCACCGCAGTACCAGCAGCCGCAGTACCAGCAGACGCAGTACGACCAGCCGCCGCAGTTCCGACCGCAGGGCCAGGCGCTGTTCGAGCGTACGGCGCCGGTGGGACCGGACGGGCGCCCTCCGCTCTGGGCACCCTGGTACGGCATCGGTCCCGTCCAGGCGTACGCGCGTTACTGGAAGAAGTACGTCCGCTTCGATGGGCGCGCAAGCCGCAGCGAGTTCTGGTGGGTGTACCTCTGGAACGTCGCGATCTCCGTCGTCCTGGGAGTGATCTGGGGTATCGGCTTCGCGCAGTCCGGTCGCGAGACGTACGTGACGCCGACCGGTGCGGAGACCGTCGTCTCCGAGCCTTCCGTGTTGTTCCTGGTCATGGGGTACGTCGGCTCGCTCTGGGGCCTGTCGATCCTGCTGCCCTCGATCGCGCTGGCATGGCGACGACTGCACGACGCAAACCTGGCGGGCCCGTTCTTCTTTTTCGGCCTGATCCCCTTCTTCGGCGGGATCGCACTGATCGTCTTCTACCTCCTCGGACCCAACCCCAGGGGTGCGCGGTTCGATCGGCTGGAGGGGGCACGGTGA
- a CDS encoding PTS sugar transporter subunit IIA produces MPVLQESQIRIHTEDTAPTKSEAMKEAAEILEAAGAVTADYYPAMLEREKSVSTYMGNFLAIPHGTNDAKDAIKSSALSFIRYATPIDWDGNPVRFVVGIAGVNNEHLDILSKIAIVFSDEDEVQKLTDAPDTAAILSILGEVNE; encoded by the coding sequence ATGCCCGTCCTGCAGGAGAGCCAGATCCGCATCCACACCGAGGACACCGCCCCGACCAAGTCGGAGGCGATGAAGGAGGCGGCCGAGATCCTCGAGGCTGCGGGCGCGGTCACGGCGGACTACTACCCGGCGATGCTCGAGCGCGAGAAGAGCGTCTCGACCTACATGGGGAACTTCCTCGCCATCCCGCACGGCACCAACGACGCCAAGGACGCCATCAAGTCCTCGGCGCTCTCGTTCATCCGCTACGCCACCCCGATCGACTGGGACGGCAACCCCGTGCGCTTCGTCGTGGGCATCGCCGGCGTGAACAACGAGCACCTCGACATCCTGTCCAAGATCGCGATCGTGTTCTCCGACGAGGACGAGGTCCAGAAGCTGACCGACGCGCCGGACACCGCGGCGATCCTGTCGATCCTCGGCGAGGTCAACGAGTGA
- a CDS encoding TNT domain-containing protein: protein MTFAETRPILDQLGYTIRYVQLPGETLSEPPVEGALRVVPTETHGDFALEVVDYGTARRLATARGEEDAVEMLRRFLNRAFPAPRDVPRHELDGLRDRAASSYPQLAQQVHQAGPQGLTIQVPAGVPVDRVGGPDGYLLHPLDTPLPQRSLPPHVAAAPEVHRYVVDRPFLVTVTFVQPWFDQPGGALRFATADPSVTVRDLVVDGSLVRLRVV from the coding sequence ATGACGTTCGCGGAGACCCGCCCCATCCTCGACCAGCTCGGCTACACGATCCGGTACGTGCAGCTGCCGGGCGAGACGCTGTCCGAGCCGCCGGTGGAGGGCGCCCTCCGCGTCGTCCCGACCGAGACGCACGGCGACTTCGCGCTCGAGGTCGTCGACTACGGCACCGCACGCCGCCTCGCCACCGCCCGTGGCGAGGAGGACGCGGTCGAGATGCTCCGCCGCTTCCTGAACCGCGCCTTCCCCGCGCCGCGGGACGTCCCGCGACACGAACTCGACGGGCTCCGTGACCGTGCGGCGTCGAGCTACCCGCAGCTCGCGCAGCAGGTCCACCAGGCCGGCCCGCAGGGGCTCACCATCCAGGTCCCCGCCGGTGTCCCGGTGGACCGCGTGGGCGGTCCCGACGGCTACCTGCTGCACCCGCTCGACACGCCGCTCCCCCAGCGCTCGCTGCCGCCGCACGTGGCGGCGGCTCCCGAGGTGCACCGCTACGTCGTCGACCGCCCGTTCCTGGTGACGGTGACCTTCGTGCAGCCCTGGTTCGACCAGCCGGGAGGCGCGCTCCGGTTCGCGACGGCCGATCCGTCCGTCACGGTGCGCGACCTGGTCGTGGACGGTTCGCTGGTCCGCCTCCGGGTGGTCTGA
- a CDS encoding PTS mannitol transporter subunit IICB → MTTSSVAAPDAPAKSRGGARVAVQKFGTFLSGMVMPNIAIFIAWGLITAFFIETGWTPVGVLGGFGETNGVANIGLVSPILTYLIPLAIAFQGGRMIYETRGAVVGSIMAMGVIIGANGTIMILGAMICGPLGAWLIKQIDKIWDGKIKPGFEMLVNNYAAGILGFVLALIGFFWLAPLFKLIAEGLGAAVKFLVDSSLLPLASVIIEPAKVFFLNNAINHGVLDQLGAQQVQESGKSILFLLEANPGPGLGILLAFTFFGVGIARSTAPGAILIQFFGGIHEIYFPYVLQKPVLFIAVILGGATGVATNVAFHSGLVAPASPGSIIAVLTATAKDSYVGVILSVVLSAAVSFAVASFFLLASRKRDLANGGGDMSAAMAKLQANKGRDVNAATSGLLGNNAPRSEEETEAAFGGVGSGTATATRVESVVFACDAGMGSSAMGASVLRNKVKKAGIEGVTVVNKAIANLDGTEDLIITQEELTDRAKQKNPNAQHVSVGNFMNAPQYDQVVDQLKNQ, encoded by the coding sequence ATGACAACGTCGTCCGTTGCAGCGCCCGACGCCCCCGCGAAGTCGCGGGGCGGCGCACGCGTCGCCGTCCAGAAGTTCGGCACGTTCCTCTCCGGCATGGTGATGCCGAACATCGCGATCTTCATCGCGTGGGGCCTCATCACCGCGTTCTTCATCGAGACCGGTTGGACGCCCGTCGGCGTCCTCGGCGGCTTCGGTGAGACGAACGGCGTGGCCAACATCGGTCTCGTCAGCCCGATCCTGACCTACCTCATCCCGCTCGCGATCGCCTTCCAGGGCGGCCGGATGATCTACGAGACCCGCGGCGCGGTCGTCGGCTCGATCATGGCGATGGGCGTCATCATCGGCGCCAACGGCACGATCATGATCCTCGGCGCGATGATCTGCGGCCCGCTCGGCGCATGGCTCATCAAGCAGATCGACAAGATCTGGGACGGCAAGATCAAGCCCGGCTTCGAGATGCTCGTGAACAACTACGCGGCCGGCATCCTCGGCTTCGTGCTCGCGCTCATCGGCTTCTTCTGGCTCGCGCCGCTGTTCAAGCTCATCGCCGAGGGCCTCGGCGCCGCGGTGAAGTTCCTCGTCGACAGCTCGCTCCTGCCGCTCGCCAGCGTCATCATCGAGCCCGCCAAGGTCTTCTTCCTCAACAACGCAATCAACCACGGCGTGCTCGACCAGCTCGGCGCGCAGCAGGTCCAGGAGTCCGGCAAGAGCATCCTGTTCCTGCTCGAGGCGAACCCCGGCCCCGGTCTCGGCATCCTGCTCGCCTTCACCTTCTTCGGTGTCGGCATCGCCCGCTCGACCGCTCCCGGCGCGATCCTCATCCAGTTCTTCGGCGGCATCCACGAGATCTACTTCCCGTACGTGCTGCAGAAGCCGGTCCTCTTCATCGCCGTCATCCTCGGTGGTGCGACCGGTGTCGCGACCAACGTCGCCTTCCACTCCGGCCTCGTCGCCCCGGCCTCGCCCGGTTCGATCATCGCCGTCCTCACCGCCACGGCGAAGGACAGCTACGTCGGTGTCATCCTGTCGGTCGTCCTCTCCGCAGCGGTCTCGTTCGCGGTGGCGTCCTTCTTCCTGCTCGCCAGCCGCAAGCGCGACCTGGCGAACGGCGGCGGTGACATGAGCGCCGCGATGGCGAAGCTCCAGGCCAACAAGGGCCGCGACGTGAACGCCGCGACCTCCGGTCTGCTCGGCAACAACGCCCCGCGCTCGGAGGAGGAGACCGAGGCCGCCTTCGGTGGGGTCGGCTCCGGCACCGCGACGGCGACCCGCGTCGAGAGCGTCGTGTTCGCCTGCGACGCCGGCATGGGCTCGAGCGCCATGGGCGCCAGCGTCCTGCGCAACAAGGTCAAGAAGGCGGGCATCGAGGGCGTCACGGTCGTCAACAAGGCGATCGCGAACCTCGACGGCACCGAGGACCTGATCATCACGCAGGAGGAGCTGACGGACCGCGCCAAGCAGAAGAACCCGAACGCACAGCACGTGTCGGTCGGCAACTTCATGAACGCGCCGCAGTACGACCAGGTCGTCGACCAGCTCAAGAACCAGTAA
- the ptsP gene encoding phosphoenolpyruvate--protein phosphotransferase, which yields MSELLGTGVGRGVAHGPVLRMADPLGEPSKDALTGTPDDAKHAVAEALAAVAEDLTKRGQLAGGDAQAVLEAQALMAQDPTLLDDVHARIDGGTNAERAVFEAFGQFRDLLVGMGGYMGERAADLDDVAQRIIAKLRGVPAPGVPESDTPFVLVARDLAPADTALLDLDKVLALVTRDGGPTSHTAILARAKGITAIVGVTGADGLADGTHVVVDAAAGTVVTDPSAELVADVDQRIADRLAAAAAPLTAGALADGHTVPLLANLGSPADAAGAVALGAEGVGLFRTEFLFLDSPKAPTVEQQTESYRQLLEAFPGKKVVVRALDAGADKPLPFLTDKDEENPALGRRGLRALRNHEEVLRDQLTALAQADAATEADLWVMAPMVADAEETEYFVGLARELGIRTAGVMAEVPSLALMAEQVFANADFVSVGTNDLTQYTMAADRMLGTVASYQDPWHPAVLRLVAQLGAAGADAGKAVGICGEAAADPLLAVVLVGLGATTLSMTPAALADVRAELGKHTLEQAREMAKAALAASTAAAAKSAAAAAHAV from the coding sequence ATGTCCGAACTGCTCGGCACCGGCGTCGGCCGCGGCGTCGCCCACGGCCCCGTGCTCCGCATGGCGGACCCGCTCGGCGAACCGTCGAAGGACGCGCTGACCGGCACCCCGGACGACGCGAAGCACGCCGTCGCCGAGGCGCTCGCCGCGGTGGCAGAGGACCTCACCAAGCGCGGTCAGCTCGCTGGCGGCGACGCCCAGGCCGTGCTCGAGGCGCAGGCGCTCATGGCCCAGGACCCGACACTCCTCGACGACGTGCACGCCCGCATCGACGGCGGCACCAACGCCGAGCGCGCGGTGTTCGAGGCGTTCGGCCAGTTCCGCGACCTGCTCGTCGGGATGGGCGGCTACATGGGGGAGCGTGCGGCCGACCTCGACGACGTGGCGCAGCGCATCATCGCGAAGCTCCGCGGTGTCCCCGCCCCGGGCGTCCCCGAGTCCGACACCCCCTTCGTCCTCGTCGCCCGTGACCTCGCGCCGGCCGACACCGCACTGCTCGATCTCGACAAGGTGCTCGCCCTCGTCACCCGCGACGGCGGCCCGACCTCGCACACCGCGATCCTCGCCCGCGCCAAGGGCATCACCGCGATCGTCGGTGTCACCGGCGCCGACGGCCTCGCCGACGGCACGCACGTCGTCGTCGACGCCGCCGCCGGCACCGTCGTGACCGACCCGTCCGCGGAGCTCGTCGCCGACGTAGACCAGCGCATCGCGGACCGCCTCGCCGCCGCTGCCGCACCGCTCACCGCGGGTGCGCTCGCCGACGGGCACACCGTCCCGCTGCTCGCGAACCTCGGCAGCCCCGCCGACGCCGCGGGCGCCGTTGCTCTCGGTGCGGAGGGCGTGGGGCTCTTCCGCACCGAGTTCCTCTTCCTCGACTCGCCGAAGGCGCCGACCGTCGAGCAGCAGACCGAGTCGTACCGCCAGCTGCTCGAGGCGTTCCCCGGCAAGAAGGTCGTCGTCCGAGCCCTCGACGCCGGCGCCGACAAGCCGCTGCCGTTCCTCACCGACAAGGACGAGGAGAACCCGGCGCTCGGCCGCCGCGGTCTGCGTGCACTGCGGAACCACGAGGAGGTCCTCCGCGACCAGCTCACCGCCCTGGCCCAGGCCGACGCCGCGACCGAGGCCGACCTCTGGGTGATGGCCCCGATGGTCGCCGACGCCGAGGAGACCGAGTACTTCGTCGGCCTCGCCCGCGAGCTCGGCATCCGCACCGCGGGTGTCATGGCCGAGGTCCCCTCGCTCGCGCTCATGGCCGAGCAGGTCTTCGCGAACGCCGACTTCGTGTCGGTCGGCACGAACGACCTGACCCAGTACACGATGGCCGCCGACCGCATGCTCGGCACCGTCGCGTCCTACCAGGACCCGTGGCACCCCGCCGTCCTGCGCCTCGTCGCACAGCTCGGTGCCGCCGGCGCCGACGCGGGCAAGGCGGTGGGCATCTGCGGCGAGGCCGCGGCGGACCCGCTGCTCGCCGTCGTGCTCGTCGGCCTCGGCGCCACCACCCTGTCCATGACCCCCGCGGCCCTGGCCGACGTGCGCGCCGAGCTCGGCAAGCACACGCTCGAGCAGGCCCGCGAGATGGCGAAGGCGGCCCTCGCCGCGAGCACCGCTGCGGCAGCGAAGTCCGCCGCGGCAGCCGCGCACGCCGTCTGA
- a CDS encoding DUF805 domain-containing protein has protein sequence MSDDEQRGQQPQPYGQPYPQYRQQPIPTDAGGAPPLWAPWYGAGFLDAFVRFWKKYARFDGRASRSEFWWWYLANAIVVTILFGGYIVSIIVWAAGATTTDEYGTTTATSGFPGVALLFVGLLGLWGLATFVPSLALGWRRVHDAGLAGPFWLISFAAGVAGIVFGCLEPSPTGAQYDRPDASRPQA, from the coding sequence GTGAGTGACGACGAACAGCGTGGCCAGCAGCCGCAGCCGTACGGCCAGCCCTACCCGCAGTACCGACAGCAGCCGATCCCGACGGACGCCGGTGGCGCCCCGCCGCTGTGGGCACCCTGGTACGGCGCCGGGTTCCTCGATGCCTTCGTCCGGTTCTGGAAGAAGTACGCCCGCTTCGACGGACGCGCGAGCCGCAGCGAGTTCTGGTGGTGGTACCTGGCGAACGCGATCGTGGTGACGATCCTGTTCGGCGGCTACATCGTCTCCATCATCGTCTGGGCGGCCGGCGCCACCACGACCGACGAGTACGGCACCACGACCGCGACGAGCGGCTTCCCGGGGGTCGCGCTGCTGTTCGTCGGTCTCCTCGGGCTGTGGGGACTGGCGACGTTCGTCCCCTCCCTCGCGCTCGGGTGGCGCCGCGTGCACGACGCCGGTCTCGCCGGTCCCTTCTGGCTGATCTCCTTCGCGGCCGGAGTCGCCGGGATCGTCTTCGGGTGTCTCGAGCCGAGCCCCACCGGCGCGCAGTACGACCGCCCGGACGCATCGCGCCCGCAGGCCTGA
- a CDS encoding NADP-dependent oxidoreductase, producing MTKHWVAPAFGGSEVLEYVDTEVPAPGTGEVTIDVRAAGMNPADTKHTRQGDPSDLPIPVGYEVSGVLSAIGPDTEIASGGGAVGDEVLAFRVEGGWAERITVPAADVFAKPTSLDHAQAANLLLAGTTAADMIRVTRAEGRDTVLVHGASGAVGVAVLQLLRPLGTRVIGTASERNADTVRRFGGEWVAYGDGLEARIRELAPSGIDVALDCVGTDEAVDVSLALVADRPRIVTIAAFGRAQQDGFPAVGGSQPESKAFRDSVRQRLVDLAAAGELEVPVARTFPLAEAKEAAELLESQHPGGKLALIP from the coding sequence ATGACGAAGCACTGGGTCGCCCCCGCGTTCGGCGGCAGCGAGGTCCTCGAGTACGTCGACACCGAGGTGCCCGCCCCCGGCACCGGCGAGGTCACCATCGACGTCCGCGCCGCGGGCATGAACCCCGCCGACACGAAGCACACCCGGCAGGGGGACCCGTCGGACCTGCCGATCCCGGTCGGCTACGAGGTCTCCGGCGTGCTCAGTGCGATCGGCCCCGACACCGAGATCGCCTCGGGCGGGGGAGCGGTCGGCGACGAGGTCCTCGCCTTCCGCGTCGAGGGCGGCTGGGCCGAGCGCATCACCGTGCCCGCTGCCGACGTCTTCGCCAAGCCGACGTCGCTCGACCACGCCCAGGCCGCGAACCTGCTGCTCGCCGGGACGACCGCGGCCGACATGATCCGCGTCACCCGTGCCGAGGGACGCGACACCGTCCTGGTGCACGGTGCGTCCGGCGCGGTCGGCGTCGCAGTCCTGCAGCTCCTCCGCCCGCTCGGCACCCGCGTGATCGGCACCGCCTCCGAACGCAATGCCGACACCGTCCGTCGCTTCGGTGGCGAGTGGGTCGCGTACGGCGACGGCCTGGAGGCGCGCATCCGTGAGCTCGCACCCTCCGGCATCGACGTGGCACTGGACTGTGTCGGCACGGACGAGGCAGTCGACGTCTCGCTGGCACTCGTGGCTGACCGTCCCCGCATCGTGACGATCGCGGCCTTCGGCCGCGCGCAGCAGGACGGCTTCCCCGCGGTCGGCGGCAGCCAGCCGGAGAGCAAGGCGTTCCGCGACTCGGTGCGCCAGCGACTGGTCGACCTCGCCGCAGCAGGGGAGCTCGAGGTACCGGTGGCCCGGACGTTCCCCCTGGCCGAGGCGAAGGAGGCGGCGGAGCTGCTCGAGTCGCAGCACCCGGGCGGCAAGCTCGCGCTGATCCCGTGA
- a CDS encoding mannitol-1-phosphate 5-dehydrogenase, producing the protein MTGTAVHFGAGNIGRGFVGLLLHEAGYEVVFADVAAPLIDALAAADSYTVHEVGQGAQDHEVTGFRAVNSAQDEAGVVAEVAAADVVTCAVGPTVLKFIAPVIAKALQQRDADAAPLAVMACENAINATDRLREFIVEALPADSRDEALAKAVFANTAVDRIVPAQPEGAGLDVTVETYFEWAIDRTPFGGSEPEIPGAHYVDGLAASIERKLFTVNTGHATVAYHGFLAGADKISDAIGIPAVRSELESVLAETSDLLVRRHELDPEVHRSYVQAIIGRFENPHLPDTVTRVGRQPLRKLSRDERFVSPAAALAEDGTEPTALLDAMGAALRFDVADDEQSVELQQLLRSDRSDADVATEITGLDAEHPLHAAFADRVRSARA; encoded by the coding sequence GTGACCGGGACCGCCGTCCACTTCGGCGCCGGCAACATCGGCCGCGGCTTCGTCGGGCTCCTGCTCCACGAGGCCGGTTACGAGGTCGTGTTCGCCGACGTCGCCGCACCGCTCATCGACGCACTCGCCGCTGCCGACTCGTACACCGTGCACGAGGTCGGGCAGGGCGCCCAGGACCACGAGGTCACCGGCTTCCGCGCCGTGAACAGCGCGCAGGACGAGGCCGGTGTCGTCGCCGAGGTCGCCGCTGCCGACGTCGTCACCTGCGCCGTCGGCCCGACGGTCCTGAAGTTCATCGCCCCGGTCATCGCGAAGGCGCTCCAGCAGCGTGACGCCGACGCCGCCCCGCTCGCCGTGATGGCCTGCGAGAACGCGATCAACGCCACCGACCGCCTGCGGGAGTTCATCGTCGAGGCACTCCCGGCCGACTCGCGCGACGAGGCCCTGGCCAAGGCGGTCTTCGCGAACACCGCCGTCGACCGGATCGTCCCGGCCCAGCCCGAGGGTGCCGGTCTCGACGTCACGGTCGAGACCTACTTCGAGTGGGCCATCGACCGCACCCCGTTCGGCGGGTCCGAGCCGGAGATCCCCGGCGCGCACTACGTCGACGGGCTCGCGGCATCCATCGAGCGGAAGCTCTTCACGGTGAACACCGGGCACGCCACCGTCGCGTACCACGGGTTCCTCGCCGGCGCGGACAAGATCTCGGACGCCATCGGGATCCCGGCCGTGCGCTCCGAGCTCGAGTCGGTGCTCGCCGAGACGAGCGACCTGCTGGTCCGCCGGCACGAGCTCGACCCCGAGGTGCACCGCTCCTACGTCCAGGCGATCATCGGTCGCTTCGAGAATCCGCACCTGCCCGACACGGTCACCCGCGTCGGTCGGCAGCCGCTCCGCAAGCTGTCGCGGGACGAGCGCTTCGTCTCGCCCGCCGCCGCCCTCGCCGAGGACGGCACCGAGCCGACCGCGCTGCTCGACGCGATGGGCGCTGCCCTGCGCTTCGACGTCGCCGACGACGAGCAGAGCGTCGAGCTGCAGCAGCTCCTGCGCTCGGACCGCTCGGACGCCGACGTGGCGACCGAGATCACCGGGCTCGACGCCGAGCATCCGCTGCACGCGGCGTTCGCCGACCGGGTGCGCTCCGCGCGCGCCTGA